The Microvirga thermotolerans sequence CCACCTATTCGGACATCGCCCGGCACCTGGGCAATCCCAGGGCGAGCCGCGCCGTCGGCGCGGCGGTCGGGCGCAACCCCATTTCCTTCGTGGTTCCCTGTCACCGGGTGCTGGGGAAGTCCGGCGCCCTGACGGGCTACCACTGGGGGCTGACCCGCAAGCAGGCGATCCTCGGCTGGGAGGCGGGCATCCGCTGAAGCGGGTTTTCCCGCGGACAAAGCCGCATCCGGCGCGATCCGGCCTCCGCTTCCGGTCCCGGGGCGTAGGGAGGGGCGCTCCCTCACCGGTCCCCTCGCGGAGGGAACGATGCGCCCCGCTGCGCGATAGGTCGCCATGAGCCTTCTTACCCCGAGCCCCGTCACCCTCTCCCCCGGCCTGGCCTACTATCCCGGCTATCTCGACCGGCCCGCGCAGGAGGCGCTGCTTCGGGCCGTGCGCGAGGCGACGCGGGCCGCGCCGCTCTTCGTGCCGCGCATGCCGCGCACGGGAAAGGCGTTTTCCGTGCGCATGACCAATTGCGGGCGCGTCGGCTGGGTCTCGGACGAGCGGGGCTACCGCTACCAGCCGATCCACCCGGACACGGGCGGAGCCTGGCCCCCGATTCCGGCGATCGCGCTGCGCGCCTGGGAGGAGCTGAGCGGCTATCCGCACCCGCCCGATGCCTGCCTCGTGAACTTCTACGAGGCGAAGGCGCGCATGGGGATGCACCAGGACCGGGACGAGGAGGAGCTGGCCGCGCCGGTGGTCTCCCTGTCCCTGGGCGCCACCGCCGTGTTCCGCTATGGCGGCCTCGACCGCAGGGACCCGACCCGCTCGGTGAAGCTGCGCTCCGGAGACGCCATCGTCTTCGGCGGCCCGGCGCGGCTCATCCATCACGGGATCGACCGCCTCATCCCGGCGAGCTCCGACCTGCTCCCCAACGGGGGACGCCTGAATCTCACCTTGAGAAAGGTTTTCCCGGCCCTAGATCGCGATACGGAATATCGTGATGAAGGATCATGAAACCATTCCTCCTCGCGGCCGCGATCCTCGTCTCGCCGCTTTCCGTCGTCCCTGGAGGGATTGCCTTCCATAGGAGCCTCCCGCCCGACGATGCCGGTTCCCGGGCCGCGCCGGGGAGCCTTGCCGTGCCGGTGCGGGCGGACGTGGAGGGCGACATCGCCGCCCTGCCCTACCGGATCGGCGACCGGGCGGGGTTCAGGCCCGTGCGCGTGCAGAACGACAGCGCCGTCTTCACGGACGGTCCCGCCGACCCGGCCGATCCCGGCGCGCAGGCGACCGTCACGGTCTCCCCCTCGCCGGAACTCCGCAACCTGCCCGAGATCCCGAACGCCCAGCGGGACCGGATCCTGCGCGAACTGGCCGGGAGCGACCCGGCCCTCGCGGACCCGGTGGTGGAGGTGCTGGGCGCCGTCCAGGCGGGAGACACCCTGCGCTACGAGGTGGTCGCGAAGGCCAGGCTGGCCGGTTCGGGACGGGAGGTCGTCCGGGCGGTGGCGGTGCTCTTTCCGGGCGGGACGCCCCTGCGCGTGGTGGCGACGGCGCCCGAGAGCGAGCGCGGCGAGATCCTGCCGCGCCTGCGCTCCTTCGTGAAGGGCATCTCCGGGCGACGGTGAGCCGCTCCCCCGGCGCTTGCCTGCGCGCCGCCAGCGGCTATTCATAGGGGCCCTGCACCACGTCGCATCCGGACACCGCCTGGCCATGAGAATCGCCGCCGCCGCCTTCGGCCTCCTTCTGTCGCTCGGCACCGCCCATGCGTCCGAGCCGGTCTTCCCGCCCGCCTCCCGGGTCGGGCTCGTGCCCCTCGAGGACATGGTGCCCTCGAAACGGTTCACGGGCTTCGAGAACCCGCAGAAGGCCGCGGCCATCACCATCACGGAGCTTCCCGCCGACGCCTACGAGCAGCTCGTGGCCGGGATGACCAAGGAATCCCTGCGCCGGCAGGGGCTCGACGTGACCTCCCGCGAGAAGCTGAAGATCGAGGGGAAGACCGGCCTCCTGGTCTCGGGCGCCATGACCGGCCCGGTGAAGGGCCGCAAGTGGGTCCTGGCGGTGAAGGGATCGGACCTCACGGCCCTGCTCGTCGCCCAGGTGGAGGGCGGCAGCGACGGCTACAGCGAGGCCCAGGTGCGGGCGGCGCTGCGGAGCGTGGCCCTGCGCGGGCCGGTTTCCCTGGAGGAGCAGATCTCGGCCCTGCCCTTCCGCATCCGCGACCAGGCCGGGTTCAGGCCGGTGCGGGTGATCGCCGGCAACTCGGTGCTCTTCACGGAGGGTCCGAAGGACACCATCAAGGCCGTGGAGCAGCCCATCCTGATCCTCGGCGCGTCCATCGCCCCCCTCGTCCTGCCCCCGGACCGGCGGGACCAGTTCGCCCAGGCCGCCCTCAACGCCAACCAGGTCCTGAAGGACATCGCCATCGAGCGCTCGGAATCCTTCCGCCTCCAGGGACAGGACTGGCACGAGATCGTGGCCAAGGCCAAGGACGCGGCCTCCGGCGAGCCGGTGACCGTCATGCAGACGATCCGCTTCGACAACGGCCGCTACGTGCGCATGGTCGGCATCGTCCGCGTGGCCGACCGGCAGACCTACCTGCCGCGCTTCCGCAAGGTGATCGACGGGATGGAGACGGCGTTCTGATCAGGCCTCCCCGTCCCGCTCGGGAAAGACCGGGAGCGACCAGCCGCGCAGGATGGCGAGGGCCCGCAGACCGAAGGCGGCGGCGAAGCCCGCCGCGGCGCTCGGGAAGGGCTGAAGCCCCAGCGCCAGGAGGCCGACCATGACCGCCGCGCCCAGCGCAGCGGCGGTGACGTAGATCTCCCTGTGCAGCACGAGGGGCGTGGTTCCGGCCAAGATGTCGCGGATGATGCCGCCGAAGGTGGCCGTCACCGTGCCGAGGGCGACGGCCGAGAGGGCCGGGACGCCGGCGGCGAGCGCCTTTCCGGTGCCGCCCACCGCGAACAGGGCGAGGCCGAGGGCGTCGCCCCAGAGCAGGATCCGCCCCCGCCGCCCGCCGTCGAGGGCGGCGACCCGGCCGGGGCCGAGCAGGAAGACGCCCCCCGCCACGAGGATGCAGACGAGCACGTCGCCGGGATCGCCCACCCAGAAGACCGGCCGCGTGCCGATGAGGAGGTCCCGCAGGGTGCCGCCGCCCACCCCCGTGACCGTCGCGAGCAGGGCGAAGCCGAAGGGGTCCATGCCCCGCCGCGCCGCGACCAGGGCGCCCGTGAGGGCGAAGACGGCCACGCCGACCGTCTCGAAGGGAATGCTGGCGATGGGGCCCACGGGAGGCGCTTTCGGTCGAGGGTTCTGTCACCGCGGGCGGTGCGGCAGGCCTGAGCTTAACCCATGCCGCGCCCCTGCGGAACCGGCCCGCCTCCGGCGCCCGCCGCGGGCTGCCGTCTCCCGTCACGGCCGGACGCGATCCGGCCATCCGCACCTTCGCACGGCAGCGCTGCAAGGATGGGGATCGCCGGGACAAGCCCGGGGATGACGGGGTGGGGGTGTCGGCGCCGGCCTCTCGGAGCGTGGCGCCCCCTCTCCGGCTCTCCCCCGCAAGGGGGAGAGGGCGCGGCGGCGCCTGCCGGGAAGGGCGCGCGCTTAAGACGCCGTGGACGGGTTGTCGGCGTCCTGGGCGGCGCCGTTGCCGGGGGCCTTGGGGCCGCCCCTGGCCACGCCGACGAGGGCGGGCCGCAGCACCCGGTCGCCGATCACGTAGCCGGACTGGACCACCTGGACGACGGTGCCGTTGGGCACGTCGGGGTTGGGCACCTCGAACATGGCCTGGTGGAGGTTCGGATCGAACTTCTGCCCCTGGGGATCGAGCTTCCTCACCCCGTGGCGCTCCAGGGTCTTGAGCAGGTCGCGCTCGGTCAGGTCGATGCCCTCGATCAGGCCCTTGAAGGCGCCCTCCGCGGACTGGCGCACGTCGTCCGGCACGCTCTCGATGGCGCGGCGCACGTTGTCGGCCACGTTCAGCATGTCGCGCGCGAAGTTGGTGACCGCGTAGGCCCTGGCGTCGGCGATCTCGCGCTCCGTGCGCCGGCGCAGGTTCTCCATGTCGGCCATGAGGCGGAGCATCTTGTCCTTCAGCTCGGCCTTCTCCGCCTCGAGAACGGCGACCGGATCGGGAGATTCCTGAGGCGCGGCGTCGCCGGGGGCTTCGGCGCTGGGCTCCGCCTGCGGCGTCGTGTTCTGGTTTTCCGTGTCTTGCGGCTTCATCGTCGATCTGCTGGATGGGAGTGGGGTTCGGGGCACATATCAGGCTCCCGGGGCCACAAATCAAGCGCTGCGCCTCTGGGCCTGTTCCGCCTCCTCGGCCTTGAACACCTCGAGCAGGGCCCGCCGAATCGAGGCCTGGCGGCCCGCATGGGTCACCTTCGTGCCGGTGAGATCGGTCACGTAGAACACGTCCACGGCCTTCTCGCCGAAGGTCACGATGTGGGCGGAGGCGATGTTGAGGTTGAGCTTTCCCAGGGCCGTGGTCAGGTCGTAGAGCAGGCCGGGGCGGTCGAGGCCCGACACCTCGATCACCGTCTGCCGGCTCGACAGGGAATTGTCGATGGAAACCTCCGGCGCCACCTGGAAGGTCCGCGCCCGCTCCTTCGGCGGGCGCTTGCCCGCCACGAGATCGGCGATCCGCACCTCCCCCTTCAGGGCACGCTCGATGGCGGTGGCGACCCGCTCCGCCCGGCGCAGCTCGTCCTCGTCCCGGTCGAAGGCGCGGGAGAGGACGATGGTGTCGAGCGCCATGCCGTCGGTGGTGGTGAAGATCTGCGCGTCCACGATGTTGCCGCCTGCCGCCGCGCAGGCGCCGGTGACGATGGCGAGCAGGCGCGGATGGTCGGGGGAGAGGACGGTGAATTCCGTCACGCCGCGGAAGCGGTCGGTCTCGTAGGCGGTCGAGACGGTGCGCCCCTCCCGGTCGGCGGCGCGCACGAAGCGCGCCTGCTTCACGCGCCGCGCCTCGTCGGTCTTGAGCCAGTAGGCCGGCGCATGTCGGGCCGCGTAGGATTCGAACTCCTCTTCCGTCCAGTCGGGCAGCGCCTCCCGCAGCCGCTCCTGCGCCAGGCGGATGCGCTCGGAGCGGGCGATGTCCACCGCCCCGCCGCCGAGCATCACCTCCGTCTCGTGGTAAAGGTTGCGCAGGAGCTGTCCCTTCCACCCGTTCCACACGCCCGGCCCCACTGCCTTGATGTCGGCGATGGTGAGGATGTGGAGCAGCTTCAGGCGCTCCATGGTCTGGACGGTCTCGGCGAAGCTCCTGATGGTGGCCGGATCCGACAGGTCGCGGCTTTGCGCCGTGTTCGAGGCGAGCAGGTGGTGCTCCACGAGCCAGGCCACCGTGTCGGTTTCCGATTCCGTCAGGCCGAAGCGCGGGCCGAGCTTGCGCGCGATGGCGGCGCCCGCCGTCGAGTGATCCTCCGGCCGTCCCTTGGCGATATCGTGCAGGAACACCGCGACGTAGAGCGCGCGCCGGTTGTGGATGGTGCCGACGATCTGCGTGGCGAGGGGGTGATCGGCCGCCCCCTTGCCGCTCTCGATCTCCGTCAGGACTCCGATGGAGC is a genomic window containing:
- a CDS encoding alpha-ketoglutarate-dependent dioxygenase AlkB family protein is translated as MSLLTPSPVTLSPGLAYYPGYLDRPAQEALLRAVREATRAAPLFVPRMPRTGKAFSVRMTNCGRVGWVSDERGYRYQPIHPDTGGAWPPIPAIALRAWEELSGYPHPPDACLVNFYEAKARMGMHQDRDEEELAAPVVSLSLGATAVFRYGGLDRRDPTRSVKLRSGDAIVFGGPARLIHHGIDRLIPASSDLLPNGGRLNLTLRKVFPALDRDTEYRDEGS
- a CDS encoding trimeric intracellular cation channel family protein, which produces MGPIASIPFETVGVAVFALTGALVAARRGMDPFGFALLATVTGVGGGTLRDLLIGTRPVFWVGDPGDVLVCILVAGGVFLLGPGRVAALDGGRRGRILLWGDALGLALFAVGGTGKALAAGVPALSAVALGTVTATFGGIIRDILAGTTPLVLHREIYVTAAALGAAVMVGLLALGLQPFPSAAAGFAAAFGLRALAILRGWSLPVFPERDGEA
- the grpE gene encoding nucleotide exchange factor GrpE, whose protein sequence is MKPQDTENQNTTPQAEPSAEAPGDAAPQESPDPVAVLEAEKAELKDKMLRLMADMENLRRRTEREIADARAYAVTNFARDMLNVADNVRRAIESVPDDVRQSAEGAFKGLIEGIDLTERDLLKTLERHGVRKLDPQGQKFDPNLHQAMFEVPNPDVPNGTVVQVVQSGYVIGDRVLRPALVGVARGGPKAPGNGAAQDADNPSTAS